The sequence ATTATTTCTTATGCCATATTAGTGtggtttaaatgtttttcttctctccagACTGCAAACTCAGTGACAGTGAGAGATTTGTCACTGTATGTCTAGTACCTAGAACGCTGCCTGGCATTTAATGGGTGGTTTCACAGGTGATTTTTGTATAAACAGACAACTAGACAAAAAAATGTGCTACCTTATACGCTTCACTCTACCCAAGTAATACAagtccaggaaaaagaaaatacgaTACAGCAGAAGGGAACATCCTTCCCGGCCAGCCTCACCACTCCCCCTGTGCTGTGAGCTCAGAGCCCGTCCAGCTGCAGCAGCTTTCCGGGCTGAGCGTGCAGTCAGGCTCCTCCCCTAGCTCACTTCCGACTCTCTCCCTGAGCTGTTTGCTGTTTGGCTCTTTCCTTACTTTGTTTGGCCATGTTGCACGGCACAGAACAGATGCATCACAACCACAACAGGAATTAAACTTTGGGCTCCATCTTCCTGAGAGTCCATGACTCAGGCACCGCTGTCATAGGGCTTCACACTAGTCATTGCGCATGAGCAGACGCTGTTCAGTGTAAGAGTCAAACGGACTCTGGAGTTACATAAACCTGGGTTCAAATGCTGGTTACCTGTATCCTTGGGCATTCTGTGaacctgggcaagttatttaatttcaAACAGCTTCACGAGTGATGGGAACACAGTAGTATCTGCCTTACAGGCTGTGGTGAAAATTTAGTGGGAAAATGTGTATAAAGCACTTAGAAGTATCTGGTACACAGTAAATACTCCATATATGTTATATCGAAATATGTTAATAGAAAATTCagcatttttgtttaaaaaaagttcaTAGTCCAGAGACCACCTAAAAGTTTAAAAGCTTACCTCAACTTTTTTATTCAAATCTTTACATTCTTGCACTAAACAATCTTTGGTTCCATAAAATAAGTAAACAGCCTATGAGAAATGGACAGAAAATATGATATTACAGCAATCTAACAAGCCTTGTAAGCTAGAAAAAGACACTGAACCAAAGCTCCCTGATGTGATGACTGAGTCGTGTATCTAAAGAGTGGACTAGAGACTGATGGGAGGAGGCACCATTATTACTACAGAGTTCAGCCCATTTTTTCAGGGGAGTGTAGGATTAGGTGGTTTGTGCTTAAATGGTGTTTTCTCCCAGTTTATTCCAAAAGCTACACCTTATAAAGAAAATTTCACCTTTTCCTAGTACTTAACATTacttaatgaaagtaatacaGGCAAATGTAGCAAACATTTTATAATCACTGTTGAATATAGAAAGGTTGATGGAAGCATTGAGATGCTAATTACTATACTGTATAAACAGCAATACTATTGCCTTGGTaactatattaataaaagggagctatttgtaaatttcaaatatttgtaaaacagaatCAGGAACAGATAATTGTAAAACAGAATCAGCATCTATTTGTCACATCCTGTTGCTCAATCaccaagtcattaaaaaaaaattccaagacaAATGCTCCACCAAAGGAATCAATTATACTAGAAACCAGAGATGATCTCAGTTAAAACTGTGGTTAAACAAACTGCTCCTTTTTTTACCTCATTTGCCGTTTAGTTTTTTCAGGCCTATGGAATCTATTTTTCCACTAATGACTTCATCAAAAATTTATCCTGCCTAAATTTATTTCCAATTCTAGTTGCCATTTAAGTAAGATAAGCTATCATATATTCCATTTAGTATGCTCTAAAACATTGCAACTCTGAGTTAAAAAATTTTGTCATGGttataaaatactttaataaaatacatttaaagatcTAATTTGACAGTCTTACACAAAACGGAGCAGGTAAATGTTTCCGTAAGTTAGTTCTATCTCAATCTAGTTGAAAGAGTGCTAGGTATAATTGAACTATTGATTTTTACTGTACCTTAGGTGATAAGCAGGAAATGTTATTTTATCCAACACACCTTATTAAGAATTCTGCTAGAAAACAGAGATGGGGCCTTCTCACGATGAGCGTGAAAATTGAGGGCCATGAGAGCATCAGGTCCAATAGAAAAATAGTTGTTCATTGTGAATTCCTGTGGAAAAGGGTAAACAACAGATTAGGCTTCCATCCATgcctgtcatttaataaatgtataaatcTTAGTCTTTATGATCTTTATGAAAATTGAGTCATTTACTTTTTGCATAAGCTATTTTATGCTATTCAGTGATGTTCCAGAGATAAAGCTTCAGTTTAAAGGCTGATTCTTTAAGACAAAATTTCACTTTGCATTTCTGGTTAATATGCTACATCTAAACAGCTCTACTCTACACCTAGGCTTCCCCATCGTGTGTTCTCATTATACTTGCTTGTTCCTTCCAGCACTTCTCAGGATCTCAGCCTTGTCAGTCTCCATTAGGCTATTGGTCCCTGCTCAATTTTTCTTACTTCCCAAGCCAGCCTGGGTTCCAAGTCAAGCTGCACTTGGTCTTCTCCCTGAGCAATAGCTTGCACTTCTGACTTCTTGTTCACTGGGTCACAGACTAAAGGTTGACATGCCCCAAATATTAACGCATTTTCTTCCTATTCAAACCTGAAACCCtacttttcttattttggttAATGTCATTTTCACACATGCTGTCATAAAAACTAGAAATCTTGTAGTAAAGTTTTTTTCCCTGCTTCCCCTAATAGCAATCAGTTGCCAAGTCTTGATCAATACTACTTCTAAAATGTCTCTGAAGAGGGAACATGCTGAGTCATGGTGAGGAAGGTGCTGAGTTATGGTGAGAAAGTATGTAGTCCTCCTTCTAAAATTCCCTTTGTTTTGTCATGGTGCAGGTTTCTTACCTATTTTCACATtatctccagtatttttttttttaattattttctttcttgtttttatatATCATTAATTTTAAGTTGGGGTTTAGcagctttacaatgttatattagtttccgCTGTACGACCAAGTGAACCAGCTGTATGTATGCACACAGCCCCTCTCTCTCGGACATCTCTCCCCATtgccactcccccaccccacccatctaggtcaccacagagcaccaaacTGAGCTCCCTGTATTGCACAGACACTTCCCACTgcctagctattttacacatggtagtgtgtatacaCGTCAGTACTAATCTCTCagatcaccccaccctctcctccccttgtgCCCACAGCacatgtctgtctgtctctatgtCTGTATCGCTACTCCTGACTTGCAAATCAGGATTTGcaaggttcatcagtaccatttttatagattctacatatatgcattaatatacaatatttgtttttctctctctgacttacttcactatgtatgacagactctagggccattcacatctctacaaatgacccaatattattcctttttatggctgagtatagaaagagtgcctgaagaactatggatggaggttcgtaacattgtacaggaagcggTGATCAAAAGCAtcccaagaagaaatgcaaaaaggtaaaatggcatttttatcttctctgaggaggccttgcaaatagctgaaaaaataagagaagtggaaggcaaaggagaaatatacccatttgaatgcagagttccaaagaagagcaaggagagataagaaagccttcctcagtgatcaatgcaaagaaatagaggaaaacaatagaatgagaaagactagagatcttttcagaaaattagagataccaaaggaacatttcatgcaaagatgggcacaataaaggacagaaaaggtgtggacctaatagaagcagaagatattaagaagaggtggcaataatacacagaagaactgtacaaaaaagatcttaatgacccagataaacacgatcgtgtgatcactcacctagagccagacatcctggaatgtgaagtcaagtgggccttaggaagcatcactatgaacaaagctagtggagatgatgggattccagctaaactatttcaaatcctaaaagaggatgctgtgaaagtgctacactcaatatgccagcaaatttggaaaactcagcagtgaccacaggactggtaaaggtttgttttcatttcaatcccaaagaaagacagcaccaaagaatgtttaaactaccacacaattgcactcacatcacacactagcaaagtaatgcttaaaattctccaagccaggcttcaacagtacatgaaccctgaacttccagatgttcaagctggatttagaaaaagcagaagcagcagagatcaaactgccaacatccactggatcatagaaaaagcaagagaattccagaaaaacatctacttctgcttcattgactatactaaagcctttaactgtgtggatcacaacacactgtggaaaattcttcacgagatgggaataccagaccatcttacctgcctcctgagaaatctgtatgcaggtcaagaagcaacagttagaactggacatggaacaacagactggttcaaaatttggaaaggagtacgtcaaggctgtatattgtcaccctgtttatttaacttatactcagagtacatcatgcaaaatgccgaactctatgaagcacaagctggaatcaagactgcagggagaaacatcaataatctcagatatgcagatgaccacattctaatggcagaaatcgaagaggaactaccgagcctcttgatgaaggtgaaataatagagtgaaaacgttggcttaaaactcaacattcagaaaactaagatcatggcattcggtcttATCAcgtcatggcagatagatggggaaacatggaaacagtgacagactttatttttgtcgtctccacaaaatcactgcagatggtgactgcagccatgaaattcaaagatgcttactccttggaagaaaagctatgaccaacctagaagcatattaaaaagcagagatattactttgtcgacaaaggtcagtatagtcaaagctatggttttttcagtagtcctgtatggatgtgagagttggaccataaagaaagctgagcaccaaagaattgatgcttttgaactatggtgttggagaacactcttgagagccccttggactgcaaggatatcaaatcggtcaatcctaaaggaaatcagtcctgaatattcattggaaggaccgatgctgaagctgaagctccaatactttggccacctgctgcgaagaactgactcactggaaaagaccctgatgctgggaaagattgaaggtaggaggagaaggggatgagaggatgagattgttggatggcatcactgactcaatggacatgaatttgagtaggctctgggaattggtgatagacagggaaacatggtgtactgcagtccatggggtcacagagttggacacgactgagcgactgaactgaaataatgtTCCACTGTACAcatttaccacatcttctttatctatgcATCTGTcgctggacatttaggttgctttcatgtaaatagtgctgtaatgaacactggCATGTATCTTTCCTAATTATGATTTTCTGCAAGGAAGACAATACAGATGGCGaagaggcacaagaaaagatgcttaacatcactaattattagagaaatgcagaccaaaactacaatgaggtatcatctcccACTGGAAAGAATGACCATCATcataaaatctacaaacaataaatgctggggagggtgtggagaaaagggaaccctcttgcactgttggtaggaatgtaaactgatacagccactatggagaacagtatgaaggttccttaaaaaactgaaaacataccttGGGTTTTCTTAAGTTGTAGTATCCTTTATTTGTTACTTGAACTTTCcatctaaaaaacaaaagttaaaaaaaatcagtaattacTAACATATTGTCagttaattataattattaccAATCAACTCTGGATGCCTGGTAGATAAggttcttctattaaaatagcttTTGGgaagtaaatacatttaaattaccATGTAAATCTTGAGAGGAGTACTCAGCCTAATGTATGACCTAACTTATGATTTACATAACAACACAGTatacagcaataaaataaaacaccagTGTCCATAAGTACAACTGACATAGTCTTTTACATTTAAACTACATTTAACTTTATAACTACACAAGTCTTCATTTATAATTCAAGTAATATTCCCAAAGCTCAAGAAATCACTTTTGAGGGTAAGTATAACTTACCTATCTAGTTTAATTCCATCTGCTTCCATCACGTTTCTTAAGACTTGTGCAACTGGGATTTCTCCTGCATAACCTGTACCCCACCCCAAGGTATTGGATAGATCATTGCCTGTTCCCAGAGGCAAGACTGCAACTTGTGGAATGTATTTCTCTTGTCCCTACAATACAGaagattattttagatttttctcttcagACTATTTGGAGGGTAATAATATTTGGTAAAATTTAAAGCCAAAGCAATAAAGATACAAATAATAACTGCTCAATTACAATATTCAAAGCTGGCAAGATCTTCTAATATTCACCtgcataataaaaaatataaccaCAAATACTGTGTAACTTTCTTGGAAGTGTTTCTGTGAAAGGCAAGGAGATCTTAAGGATGGATACCTTAATCTTCATTTCGTCAAGGGCATCCAGGACCCAGCCAACAGTCCCATCCCCTCCACAGACAAGGACTCGAGCTGAGTCATAGGGAAGAAGAGTACAAAGTTGTAAGGCTTTGATGGGGGGAGTTTTAGTAACATCAAAAACCTGTAacgtgaaagaaaaggaaaaaattattttacccaACACTGTCACCCACCTGTGAGGATACTTTCCCTCTAGATGAGGACCTAGATGTGCTTAAGTAACAATGCTGGCATTTATCTTTATGCTGGGCAGTATACCAGACTATAGTCACTGTGGCTCAtcctgagtgaagtgagtgaaagttgctcagtcgtgtccgactctttgcgatcccatggactatacagtctatggaattctccaggccagaatactggagtgggtagcctttcccttctccaggggatctccccaacccaaggattgaacccaggtctcccatatggctggcggattctttaccagctgagctacaagggaagccctaatgctGCCCCTGAAAACACGAGTAAACAGCATTCTACTGGAAATGGAGACACaggaaggttaaataacttgcccatgcTTCCTCCGATAATTAAGTGCTGACATAGAAATCGAATCCTATATTCTATCCACTATACAATACTGCCACCTTTATGTTCACATAAAACCAGGCTGTGCTAAGTTCACTTTAACTAGTGCTTCCTATTCtatatgagatttaaaaaatccattacTAGTGCTAAAGTTAGTACAcatttctgaaaaacaattttGCAATGAGTAAAATGACATAAAGATGAAAGGATCCATGATACCTATAATTCTATAAATGATctaggaaaatatttcaaaagatgaAAAACCTTGTGTATAAAGATATTCAgtttagcattatttataatcatACAACTGTAGAGACAAACTCGACTTCCATCAACAGGAGACTGTATAAATAATGGATACATCCACTTGATGATTTCTTAGTCATCACATATATAATTATGAGGACTAGGTTGCAACATGGGAGAATATACTTTTAGGTAAATGCAAACTTAGATTACTTTTAAAGAAATGCCAACATATAAATGTATGCACAATTCATGAAAAGAacacagacaaatgaaaacaactttGTGTATTTGTGTAGAGGTACTCAGgtggttttctctttttatttttaaattttatttattttggccttgCTGCAAGGCTTGTGtgatcttaggtccccaaccaaggattgagccccaggccatggcagtgaaagtgctaagtcctaaccactgaactcccagggaacttccctttctctttcctttaaaaattatttttatattttcttaagttGTATAATGTTGAAAGGGAAAATTACAAATTAGAAAGAATGATTGCTGCACAATGGGTTGTTTAGTTTTTCAAAGTAAAAGTTGCTAGCATGTCATCTCAGTCTCAATGGCGTGAACCTtttattcttacttttaaaattgaggtataacttacatataataaaattcacTGATTTAAAGTGAACAATTAACTGACTTTTAGGAAGTTTAGTGAGCTGTGCATTATTCAATTTAGAACATTTTCGCTACTCCAATAAGATTTCCCAATGTCCATGTGCAGTCACTCCTAATTTCCAGCCCTAGTCTTAGGCAATCACTGATATACTCTCTGGTTCTATAGATTTACCCTTTCTGAACACATTGTATAaaaggaatcatacaatattgaTCCCCTGCATtgtgcttctttcactcagcctgtttttgaggttcatttaATTTGTAGTATGTGTGTACTGGCAttcctttttatcactgaatattCCATTCATATGGGTACGTCACATTTTGTTTCATCCAGCCACTGACTAATGGGCAATAGTGTATTTTCACTTTTGGgctatcatgaaaaatgctgctatgaacatctgcATAAACGTATTTGTgggatatatgttttcatttctgttgggtaGATTCCTAGAAGTGCTATGTGGTATGggaaatttaagtttgaatttttaagaaactgtccaAGTATTTGCTAAAGTTACTGCACCATTTACATCCCCACCATGAGAATCCCTCTTTATCCACAAATTCAGATGGCTCGATGctattttcataattattattcTTCCCTATAGCCAGGTGATTACTGGCTTAAAGCATTAACAACCATTACAATTTAGGGAAAAtgtaaaactaaaaatgaaaagattactACAGAAAGAAAGGTCTCCTCTTTGGTTACCTGGACGGGATTTAGAAGGATCctgaattctcccagcaatccttcTCCCATGTTAGTTCCACTACGAGAGTTGGCCAGAATTATTAATGGAGTCCATTGCTTTCCAAGTTTAGAGGCTAgctaaaaaaattaatgtgagTTACAAAGACCTTAATATCTCAAAGacagtttttcatttcttattaacAACAGTGCTGTAAATCTGCTGAGAGAAAAATCAACTATCCCAATCAGTACAATATAAAATTCAAAGAATTCTAAGAATGGAAAGAGATGAACTAATTTAATTTCTgcttaatatattaatttaaatctCTTCTACATTATTCTAGATAAGTTATCCAGTATACACTTGGGTACTCATGTAAGAAGGAACTCACTTAACAAGGAATTCCACTGCTAAATCAAATTACTAGAAAGTTTTGACTTAAATTGAGTTAAAAATCTGTCTTTCAGTAACTTTCTACTTTTGATTCCTGAAGTAAGGAATAATCTCATTTGTTTTTCCATATAACTGTTGTGTTCAATCACCTGAAGCATTATAACATTTATTAGTCGTGCCTCTCAGGCAACACATTTCAGTCCTTCACAGAAGGGACATTGATCTTCTCTGCTCTTTTAACCCTGACTGTGCTTTTCTGGATGTACTCTAATTTTCAaccttcttaatttttttgaatggtGTATTCAGAAATATATTCAAGAATCCAGATTTGTACAAAGCCCTAAATCAAATTAAATTCATGTTTCTCTAATCTAACCAGttctttcctctccccttctTCTTGTGGGTATAAACATTAATGAAGATGTTCCCTGGTTTTACTTAGCGATCCTCAATCTCCTATGATGTCAGACTGAATTCAGATACATAAGgggttgtgcattttttaaaagaagtatcaCAATAGCATTAaacataatgtttttaaattttaaaatgtctattttggacttccctggtgggaatGTTCACTATTATTTGTGGGAGGATCTAATGTGCAAAGTAAATTCTTATCTTCAGGCACCCTATATGAGGTTCCAAAGGAAAACATTCTTCAGAACAATGTGTGaggaaaatctgttttctttttactgacAATAATCATGAGTCCCAAACCTGGCTGTTCATCAGTCATCTGAAAACTTAAAACAAATACAGATTCCTGGGACttatggctacctgctccagtattcctccctggaaaatcccactgacagaggagcctggagggctacagtccctggggtcacaaagagctggacaccactgagtgactaacattttcactttcacaatatggggtggtggtttagtcgctaagttatgtccaactcttgcaaccccatggactgtagcctgccaggctcctctattcatgggattctccatggaaatgggttgccatttccttctccaggggatcttcccgacctgggaatcgaactcgggtctcctgcactataggaagattctttaccaactgagctatgagggaagcccaaaatataacACATCCCCATTTCTCTTTAGACCTGAAAGAACTCAAGTGCCAAAGTTCATGGCACATCTTTAGGAAATTGGTAGGGTATTATGGTTTACCATAATGATTCTTTGCACACACACAGTTCTCAGTGTTTTACACTGACTTAAATAACTTTGTGGAAATCAactatgtaaagaaaaataaactctgattACCATTTCATAATCTGTTTTTTTGTCTTTACGCATATGATTaatggaggttaaataacttggtGGAACGATGAGGTTTTTGAATTCTCCAAAATCACACTTTTCATTCCTTAAGTTATTTTTCATACACTCATCATGTACTGTTTTCTGACACCAAACGCAcctgagggaaggaaaaaaacagataatTAACTGGAAACTATAATCACACTAATCTGCAAACCAATCATTTTTGTCAAAAAAACAAATTGTAATCTTATCACCAATGAAAAAGTtggcaaataaaaatttataatggCTTTCTACACAGTGAAAATAGAGCAATAAACTTTGAATAAACTTGTTTAACAGTAGTTCTTAAAGCGTGGTCTGGGGAAGATCATTTCAGGGGCTCTGAGGTTGAAACCATTTTAATAGTAATATAAGATGTTATTTCACCTTCATATCTATCAAAAGCATCCAGTAGAATTTTCTGGAAGCTTTGTGATACGTGCCAAGCTGAATGTAGAAAGAGATACAAGCCTCTAGCTGACTTCTACACCAAAGCAATGTACCAAAAATATAAAACGATGccacttttctctattttcacaaaatattttgttaccagtattatttttaaagtgaatattttaaccgtttctcagttttaatttataaTGTGGTAAATATCAGTAGATGTAATTCACATAAGCAAAGCTGGTCTGGAATAATGGTTCTATGTACCATGTATTTGGGCTTTGGCTGGAACAGGGTAATTAGGCCTAAAGACCTGCAGCTTAAACATCCCACTGGTCCCAGTACTTGAAGGGTTTCTCAAGGTCCAGTTTGAAAACCTCCTGATTTATAACCATCTGTGAACACTTCAGCAAAGATAGCAAAACAGTCAGTTTCTTATTGGTAGTTAATATGAAACTAATCTATATGTTTACATCTAAATTACAGGCAGAGACATTT comes from Muntiacus reevesi chromosome 18, mMunRee1.1, whole genome shotgun sequence and encodes:
- the DGKE gene encoding diacylglycerol kinase epsilon isoform X2; protein product: MEGQERPAPPASPFADGHLVLWTLCSVLLPVLITLWCSVQRSRRQLHRRDIFRKSKHGWRDTDLFSQPTYCCVCAQHILQGAFCDCCGLRVDEGCLKKADKRFPCKEIMLKSDSKALDAMPHHWIRGNVPLCSYCVVCKQQCGNQPKLCDYRCVWCQKTVHDECMKNNLRNEKCDFGEFKNLIVPPSYLTSINHMRKDKKTDYEMLASKLGKQWTPLIILANSRSGTNMGEGLLGEFRILLNPVQVFDVTKTPPIKALQLCTLLPYDSARVLVCGGDGTVGWVLDALDEMKIKGQEKYIPQVAVLPLGTGNDLSNTLGWGTGYAGEIPVAQVLRNVMEADGIKLDRWKVQVTNKGYYNLRKPKEFTMNNYFSIGPDALMALNFHAHREKAPSLFSSRILNKAVYLFYGTKDCLVQECKDLNKKVELELDGERVELPNLEGIIVLNIGYWGGGCRLWEGMGDETYPLAS